Proteins encoded in a region of the Oceanibaculum nanhaiense genome:
- a CDS encoding succinylglutamate desuccinylase/aspartoacylase family protein, which translates to MPRSVEKITLVSPSPGTERHLAVHRFGTPGSRPKVYLQAAIHADELPAMMALHHLRPMLEEADAKGQIKGEIVVVPVANPVGLAQNIAGYHLGRFDLISRENFNRNFLAVAEGIADEVKPKLTNDATKNVEIVREAAVAWLTAQAPRNENESLKFNLQRLAIDSDICLDLHCAGEATMHLFMHQDSYDEGGAELSAQIGSMATLVSRHASGGARAFSQGIGGLWSDLRGLIQDEAKPVPQACISATVEYRGRVDVTDGFGKPDAENLFKVLQRYGAIAGDPGPLPKPLCKAVPVSAMEVGYAPMTGVLTYHKAPGDMVKTGEVVCEIIDPYAEDQTKARVPVKSLADGVLFGRRPERIARPGMVLFRIASDKPLAHRMNRPALDD; encoded by the coding sequence ATGCCCCGCTCGGTCGAAAAAATCACCCTCGTCAGCCCGTCCCCCGGTACCGAGCGCCATCTTGCGGTGCATCGTTTCGGCACGCCGGGATCGCGCCCGAAAGTCTATCTGCAGGCGGCGATCCATGCCGACGAGCTGCCGGCGATGATGGCGCTGCACCATCTGCGCCCGATGCTGGAAGAGGCCGACGCCAAGGGCCAGATCAAGGGCGAGATCGTTGTCGTGCCGGTCGCCAATCCGGTCGGCCTGGCGCAGAACATCGCCGGCTATCATCTGGGCCGTTTCGACCTGATCAGCCGCGAGAACTTCAACCGCAACTTCCTGGCCGTCGCCGAGGGCATCGCCGATGAGGTGAAGCCGAAGCTGACCAACGACGCCACGAAGAATGTGGAGATCGTGCGCGAGGCGGCGGTCGCCTGGCTCACCGCGCAGGCGCCGCGCAACGAAAATGAATCGCTGAAATTCAACCTGCAGCGGCTGGCCATCGATTCCGACATCTGCCTCGACCTGCATTGCGCCGGCGAGGCGACCATGCATCTGTTCATGCATCAGGACAGCTATGATGAGGGCGGCGCCGAACTGTCGGCCCAGATCGGCAGCATGGCGACGCTGGTCAGCCGGCATGCCAGCGGTGGCGCGCGCGCCTTCTCGCAGGGCATTGGCGGGCTGTGGTCCGACCTGCGCGGGCTGATCCAGGACGAGGCCAAGCCGGTCCCGCAGGCCTGTATCTCGGCCACCGTGGAATATCGCGGCCGGGTCGATGTGACCGACGGCTTCGGCAAGCCGGACGCGGAGAACCTGTTCAAGGTCCTGCAGCGCTACGGCGCCATTGCCGGCGATCCCGGCCCGCTGCCGAAGCCGCTGTGCAAGGCCGTGCCGGTGTCGGCGATGGAAGTCGGCTACGCGCCGATGACCGGCGTGCTGACCTATCACAAGGCGCCGGGCGATATGGTCAAGACCGGCGAGGTGGTGTGCGAGATCATCGACCCCTATGCCGAGGACCAGACCAAGGCCCGCGTGCCGGTGAAGAGCCTGGCCGATGGCGTGCTGTTCGGCCGCCGGCCAGAGCGCATCGCCCGTCCCGGCATGGTGCTGTTCCGCATCGCCTCCGACAAGCCGCTGGCACACCGGATGAACCGCCCCGCACTTGACGACTGA
- a CDS encoding DUF3422 family protein → MSGSTEDPALANRPEAFLGQASLGRLPGEHPLRQALNDEVHARPFEPMVAPARISHIAVLTGEQMASQERAHLARLCAHFDVAPPPPEATQVMIDMGGFALRWERHTEFSTYGFILEGPFGEAFADPVIRRVPPDWLETIPGQTIVAIHVAVEARGGPRYGASEASALLGALPGGNAAAGSMMSSGAAAAWTDFTIGPDGFSRILVQDYEMGPRRTGRLVRRLLEMETYRMMALLAFPLARDAGPALTKVGEEISNITTALATGQDSRDDRALLDELTRLAAEVERIGARVAYRLGAAKAYTALVAQRIEELREARLEGLQTLGEFMNRRFLPAMRTCTSVQQRLEGLAARVARTSELLRTRVDVQLEAQNRDLLQSMNRRAMMQLRLQETVEGLSVVAISYYAAGLLGYAMKGLKSTPWGAGLPVSPELVVGAAIPVIFLLVWGGVRGMRRRMTRDVEKDDL, encoded by the coding sequence ATGAGCGGCAGCACGGAAGATCCGGCATTGGCGAATCGCCCGGAGGCGTTCCTGGGGCAAGCGTCCCTGGGGCGCCTGCCGGGGGAGCATCCGCTGCGCCAGGCGCTGAATGACGAGGTGCATGCCCGCCCGTTCGAACCGATGGTGGCGCCGGCCCGGATATCGCATATCGCCGTGCTGACCGGGGAACAGATGGCCAGCCAGGAGCGCGCGCATCTGGCCAGGCTGTGCGCCCATTTCGATGTTGCGCCGCCGCCCCCGGAGGCGACCCAGGTGATGATCGATATGGGCGGCTTCGCCCTGCGCTGGGAGCGGCACACCGAGTTTTCGACCTATGGCTTCATCCTGGAAGGCCCGTTCGGGGAGGCCTTTGCCGACCCGGTGATCCGCCGGGTGCCGCCGGACTGGCTCGAGACCATTCCCGGCCAGACGATCGTCGCCATCCATGTCGCGGTGGAGGCGCGCGGCGGTCCGCGTTATGGCGCGTCGGAGGCCTCCGCGCTGCTGGGGGCCCTGCCGGGGGGCAATGCGGCCGCCGGCAGCATGATGAGCAGCGGGGCGGCAGCGGCCTGGACCGATTTCACCATCGGGCCGGACGGGTTCAGCCGCATCCTGGTGCAGGATTACGAGATGGGGCCGCGCCGGACCGGCCGGCTGGTGCGGCGGCTGCTGGAGATGGAAACCTACCGCATGATGGCGCTGCTGGCCTTCCCGCTGGCGCGCGATGCCGGGCCGGCGCTGACCAAGGTGGGGGAGGAGATTTCCAACATCACCACGGCGCTGGCGACGGGGCAGGACAGCCGTGACGACCGCGCGCTGCTCGACGAGCTGACCCGCCTCGCAGCGGAGGTGGAGCGTATCGGCGCGCGCGTCGCCTACCGGCTGGGGGCCGCCAAGGCCTATACGGCGCTGGTGGCGCAGCGTATCGAGGAGCTGCGCGAGGCGCGCCTCGAAGGGCTGCAGACGCTGGGCGAGTTCATGAACCGGCGATTCCTGCCGGCGATGCGCACCTGTACCTCGGTGCAGCAGCGGCTCGAAGGGCTGGCGGCGCGGGTGGCGCGGACCAGCGAATTGCTGCGTACCCGCGTCGATGTGCAGCTGGAGGCACAGAACCGCGACCTGCTGCAATCGATGAACCGCCGCGCCATGATGCAATTGCGCCTGCAGGAGACGGTGGAGGGGCTGTCGGTCGTCGCCATCAGCTATTACGCGGCGGGGCTGCTGGGCTATGCCATGAAGGGGCTGAAGAGCACGCCCTGGGGGGCGGGGCTTCCGGTTTCGCCCGAACTCGTCGTGGGTGCTGCGATCCCGGTCATCTTCCTGCTGGTCTGGGGCGGTGTCCGGGGCATGCGCCGGCGGATGACCCGTGATGTGGAAAAAGATGACCTGTAA
- a CDS encoding glycerate kinase type-2 family protein: protein MSLPADFAPQDFLLSLFEAARKAADPAACVPAHLPPRPKGRTIVVGAGKAAAAMARAVEENWPKGEGGDLEGLVVTRYDHAVPCARIEVVEASHPVPDAAGEAAARRMLETVRGLGPDDLVLCLMSGGASALLSLPADGLTLADKQAVTGALLKSGATIGEMNCVRKHLSAVKGGRLAAAAHPARVVTLAISDVPGDDPAVIGSGPTVPDPTSFADARAVLAKYGIEPPEAVRRHLESALEESAKPGDLRLQKTELAMVARPQASLEAAADLARKAGITPVILGDAIEGEAREVATVMAGIAFQVARHGQPAPAPCVLLSGGETTVTVRGQGRGGRNVEFLLGLAVALGGHPSVWAVAGDTDGIDGTEDNAGAVLTPDSIARAAAKGVSAKQRLADNDGYGFFQTLGDLVMTGPTLTNVNDFRAILVMPDA from the coding sequence ATGTCCCTGCCCGCCGATTTCGCACCACAGGATTTCCTGCTCTCGCTGTTCGAGGCCGCCCGCAAGGCGGCAGACCCCGCCGCCTGCGTGCCGGCCCATCTGCCGCCACGGCCGAAGGGCCGCACCATCGTCGTCGGTGCCGGCAAGGCCGCCGCCGCCATGGCCCGCGCGGTGGAGGAGAACTGGCCCAAGGGGGAGGGCGGAGACCTGGAAGGGCTGGTCGTCACCCGCTATGACCATGCCGTGCCCTGCGCGCGCATCGAGGTGGTGGAGGCCAGCCACCCGGTGCCCGATGCCGCCGGCGAGGCGGCGGCGCGCCGCATGCTGGAGACGGTGCGCGGGCTGGGACCGGACGATCTGGTGCTGTGCCTGATGTCGGGCGGCGCCTCGGCGCTGCTGTCGCTGCCGGCCGACGGGCTGACGCTGGCCGACAAGCAGGCGGTCACCGGCGCGCTGCTGAAATCGGGGGCGACCATTGGCGAGATGAACTGCGTGCGCAAGCATCTGTCGGCGGTGAAGGGCGGGCGGCTGGCTGCTGCTGCGCATCCGGCGCGGGTGGTCACACTGGCGATCTCCGACGTGCCGGGCGACGATCCGGCGGTGATCGGCTCCGGCCCCACGGTGCCGGACCCCACCAGCTTCGCCGATGCGCGCGCGGTGCTGGCGAAATACGGGATCGAGCCGCCGGAAGCGGTGCGCCGGCATCTGGAATCGGCGCTTGAGGAAAGTGCCAAGCCGGGCGATCTGCGTTTGCAGAAGACCGAACTGGCGATGGTCGCCCGCCCGCAGGCCTCGCTGGAGGCAGCGGCGGATCTCGCGCGCAAGGCCGGTATCACGCCGGTCATTCTGGGCGACGCCATCGAAGGTGAGGCGCGCGAGGTTGCAACTGTCATGGCCGGCATTGCATTCCAGGTGGCGCGGCACGGCCAGCCGGCGCCCGCCCCCTGCGTTCTGCTGTCGGGTGGCGAGACCACGGTGACCGTGCGCGGCCAGGGGCGCGGCGGGCGCAATGTGGAATTCCTGCTGGGCCTCGCCGTGGCGTTGGGCGGGCATCCGTCGGTCTGGGCGGTTGCCGGCGATACCGACGGCATCGACGGGACGGAGGATAATGCGGGTGCTGTGCTGACGCCGGACAGCATTGCCCGCGCGGCGGCGAAAGGGGTATCGGCAAAGCAGCGGCTGGCTGATAATGACGGTTACGGTTTCTTCCAGACGCTGGGCGATCTGGTGATGACCGGGCCCACCCTGACCAATGTGAATGATTTCCGGGCCATCCTTGTGATGCCCGATGCCTGA
- the pyk gene encoding pyruvate kinase, whose translation MTMRRQRCAKIVATLGPASSTAEQIRALFAAGADVFRLNFSHGDHADHAERVRMIRALEEETGRPISIMMDLQGPKLRVGTFTGGRIELHAGRHFRLDLDKAPGDGKRVCLPHPEIFKALHPGDALLLDDGKIRLKVISCDAESAETEIISGGPLSDRKGVNVPNAVLDLSPLTDKDRRDLQFGLDQGVDWVALSFVQRPEDIAEARKLIAGRATIIAKLEKPSAIKYLDGIIEQTDAVMVARGDLGVEMAPEDVPPMQKRIVRACRMAGKPVIVATQMLESMITAPAPTRAEVSDVATAVYDGADAVMLSAESAAGQYPVESVTMMNRIIERVERDDLYRTILDAVHGTPDATGQDAITAAARSVAETIGAAAIVTYTTSGSTTLRASRERPPVPILCLTASLATARRLVLAWGVHPVPMRDVRNFSDMVQSAQTVTLREGFARKDDKIVITAGVPFGTPGATNVLRIARV comes from the coding sequence ATGACCATGCGACGTCAGCGCTGCGCAAAGATCGTCGCCACGCTTGGGCCGGCCTCCTCGACGGCGGAGCAGATCAGGGCGCTGTTCGCCGCCGGGGCGGATGTGTTCCGGCTGAATTTCAGCCATGGCGACCATGCCGACCATGCCGAGCGCGTCCGGATGATCAGGGCGCTGGAAGAGGAGACCGGCCGGCCGATCAGCATCATGATGGATCTGCAGGGGCCGAAGCTGCGCGTCGGCACCTTCACGGGCGGCCGCATCGAATTGCATGCGGGACGGCATTTCCGGCTCGACCTCGACAAGGCGCCGGGCGATGGCAAGCGGGTCTGCCTGCCGCACCCGGAAATCTTCAAGGCGCTGCATCCCGGCGACGCGCTGCTGCTGGATGACGGCAAGATCCGGCTGAAGGTGATCTCCTGCGACGCCGAATCGGCCGAGACCGAGATCATCTCCGGCGGGCCGCTGTCAGACCGCAAGGGCGTGAACGTGCCGAATGCGGTGCTGGATCTGTCGCCGCTGACCGACAAGGACCGGCGCGACCTGCAATTCGGCCTCGATCAGGGCGTGGACTGGGTGGCGTTGTCCTTCGTGCAGCGGCCGGAGGATATCGCCGAGGCGCGCAAGCTGATCGCCGGGCGCGCCACCATCATCGCCAAGCTGGAGAAACCCTCGGCGATCAAATATCTGGACGGGATCATCGAACAGACCGACGCGGTCATGGTGGCGCGCGGCGATCTGGGCGTCGAGATGGCGCCGGAAGATGTGCCGCCGATGCAGAAGCGCATCGTCCGCGCCTGCCGCATGGCCGGCAAGCCGGTGATCGTCGCCACCCAGATGCTCGAATCGATGATCACCGCCCCGGCGCCGACCCGCGCCGAAGTATCGGACGTGGCCACGGCGGTCTATGACGGCGCGGATGCGGTCATGCTGTCGGCGGAATCGGCGGCGGGCCAATATCCGGTCGAATCGGTGACGATGATGAACCGCATCATCGAGCGGGTGGAGCGCGACGATCTCTACCGCACCATCCTCGATGCGGTCCATGGCACGCCGGACGCGACCGGCCAGGACGCGATCACCGCGGCGGCGCGCAGCGTTGCCGAGACCATCGGCGCCGCCGCCATCGTCACCTACACCACTTCCGGCTCGACCACGCTGCGTGCCTCGCGGGAGCGGCCGCCGGTGCCGATCCTGTGCCTGACCGCCAGCCTCGCCACGGCGCGCCGGCTGGTTCTTGCCTGGGGGGTGCATCCGGTGCCGATGCGCGATGTGCGGAATTTCTCCGACATGGTGCAGAGCGCGCAGACCGTGACCCTCCGCGAAGGCTTTGCCCGCAAGGACGACAAGATCGTGATCACCGCCGGCGTTCCCTTCGGCACGCCGGGGGCGACCAACGTGCTGCGCATCGCCCGGGTGTGA
- a CDS encoding DUF1244 domain-containing protein, protein MSQIDDKTRTELEAAAFRTLVDHLQTRTDVQNIDLMNLAGFCRNCLSKWYAAAAKDKGLEVSYDQAREIVYGMPYEDWKAKYQSEANAEQKAMFEKIHSH, encoded by the coding sequence ATGAGCCAGATCGACGACAAGACCCGCACCGAGCTTGAGGCCGCTGCCTTCCGCACGCTGGTCGATCATCTGCAGACCCGTACCGACGTGCAGAACATCGATCTGATGAACCTTGCCGGCTTCTGCCGCAACTGCCTGTCGAAATGGTATGCCGCCGCCGCCAAGGACAAGGGGCTGGAGGTCAGCTACGATCAGGCCCGCGAAATCGTCTATGGCATGCCCTACGAGGACTGGAAGGCAAAGTACCAGAGCGAGGCAAATGCCGAGCAGAAGGCGATGTTCGAGAAGATTCACTCGCACTGA
- a CDS encoding DUF2312 domain-containing protein, with protein MPDVGGIAGERLRSFIERIERLEEEKAALAADIREIYAEAKGTGFDTKIMRQVLKLRKLDREDRQEQETLLDLYLQALGMMPGSGEGSEAESGTGGMADDRDQAAE; from the coding sequence ATGCCTGACGTCGGCGGCATCGCGGGCGAACGCCTGCGTTCCTTTATCGAACGCATCGAGCGGCTGGAGGAGGAGAAGGCGGCGCTGGCCGCCGATATCCGCGAGATCTACGCCGAGGCCAAGGGCACGGGCTTCGACACCAAGATCATGCGCCAGGTACTGAAGCTGCGGAAACTGGACCGCGAGGACCGGCAGGAGCAGGAAACCCTGCTCGACCTCTATCTGCAGGCGCTGGGCATGATGCCCGGGAGCGGTGAGGGCAGCGAGGCCGAGAGCGGCACCGGCGGCATGGCGGACGACCGCGACCAGGCGGCGGAGTAA
- a CDS encoding IclR family transcriptional regulator domain-containing protein: MTLASSGEDEPQARRRGRPASGNATRESGQVQSLTRALTLLVEIAGSDGGASLSELAHRAGLPPSTAHRLLKSLEQMGFVQHDHQRALWNVGVQAFMVGNAFLRSRDVVEIARPYMRRLMEESGESVNLGVLDGREVVFLAQVECREVMRVLARPGGRSPLHCSGLGKALLSALPTEITRTLIGNHIPRFTDKTLATHEAMERDMALSRQRGYAIDDEEYAAGLRCVAAPIHDEYGEPMAAISLSGPSARLTDARLKLLGEMVARTAQAVTGAVGGHLPAE; this comes from the coding sequence TTGACGCTTGCCAGCAGTGGCGAGGACGAGCCGCAGGCCAGGCGGCGCGGCCGCCCGGCCTCGGGCAATGCCACGCGCGAAAGCGGCCAGGTCCAGTCCCTCACACGGGCGCTGACCCTGCTGGTGGAGATCGCCGGCAGCGATGGCGGCGCCTCGCTCAGCGAGCTGGCGCACCGCGCCGGCCTGCCGCCCTCGACCGCGCACCGGCTGCTGAAGAGCCTGGAGCAGATGGGCTTCGTCCAGCACGACCATCAGCGCGCGCTGTGGAATGTCGGCGTGCAGGCCTTCATGGTCGGCAATGCCTTCCTGCGCTCCCGCGATGTGGTGGAGATCGCCCGCCCCTATATGCGGCGGCTGATGGAGGAATCCGGCGAATCGGTCAATCTCGGCGTGCTCGACGGCCGCGAGGTGGTGTTCCTCGCCCAGGTCGAATGCCGCGAGGTGATGCGGGTGCTGGCCCGGCCGGGCGGGCGCTCGCCGCTGCACTGCTCCGGCCTCGGCAAGGCGCTGCTCTCCGCGCTGCCGACGGAGATCACACGCACTCTGATCGGCAACCATATCCCGCGCTTCACCGACAAGACCCTGGCGACGCATGAAGCGATGGAGCGCGACATGGCGCTGTCGCGCCAGCGCGGCTATGCCATCGACGACGAGGAATATGCCGCCGGGCTGCGCTGCGTCGCCGCCCCGATCCATGACGAGTATGGCGAGCCGATGGCCGCCATCTCGCTGTCCGGCCCCAGTGCGCGGCTGACCGATGCGCGCCTTAAGCTGCTGGGCGAGATGGTGGCCCGCACGGCACAGGCAGTCACCGGCGCCGTCGGCGGGCATCTGCCGGCGGAATAA
- the tldD gene encoding metalloprotease TldD yields the protein MTVLAQTDELFFTRAGLDRSRIERLVGEALSSTDDGELYLEYSQSESLGFDDGRLKAASFDTAQGFGLRSVIGDASGYAHAAELSEDAIRRAVSTVQAVKSGQGGTLAEGPIGTNRQLYTDANPLSAVPFETKVKLLQDIDAYARAKDPRVRQVSASVAGSWKAVQIIRPDGMRVADIRPLVRLNVQIVVGEGDRMESGSSGAGGRTGYDLYLDPRTWQGQVDEALRQAIVNLGSIPAPAGEMEVVLGSGWPGIMLHEAVGHGLEGDFNRKQTSAFSGKIGQQVASKGVTVVDDGTLQDRRGSLTVDDEGTPSQRTVLIEDGILVGYMQDRQNARLMGMKPTGNGRRQSFGHHPMPRMTNTLMMAGQHDPEEIIASVKGRGLYAVNFGGGQVDITSGKFVFSASEAYLIENGKIGPAVKGATLIGNGPKAMTQVSMIGNDLKLDDGIGTCGKDGQGVPVGVGQPTVKMGGITVGGTQAG from the coding sequence ATGACCGTTCTCGCGCAGACCGACGAACTGTTCTTCACCCGCGCCGGCCTGGACCGCAGCCGCATCGAACGGCTGGTCGGCGAGGCGCTGTCGAGCACCGATGACGGGGAACTCTATCTGGAATACAGCCAGTCGGAGAGTCTCGGCTTCGATGACGGCCGGCTGAAGGCCGCCAGCTTCGACACCGCGCAGGGCTTCGGCCTGCGCTCGGTGATCGGCGACGCCTCCGGCTATGCCCATGCCGCCGAGCTGTCGGAAGACGCCATCCGGCGCGCGGTTTCCACCGTGCAGGCGGTGAAGTCCGGGCAGGGCGGCACGCTGGCCGAGGGGCCGATCGGCACCAACCGGCAGCTCTATACCGACGCCAACCCGCTTTCCGCCGTGCCGTTCGAGACCAAGGTGAAGCTGCTGCAGGACATCGACGCCTATGCGCGGGCGAAGGATCCGCGCGTGCGTCAGGTCTCGGCTTCGGTGGCGGGCAGCTGGAAGGCGGTACAGATCATCCGCCCGGACGGGATGCGGGTCGCCGATATCCGGCCGCTGGTGCGTCTGAACGTCCAGATCGTCGTCGGCGAGGGCGACCGCATGGAAAGCGGCAGCAGCGGCGCCGGCGGGCGCACCGGCTACGACCTTTATCTCGATCCCCGCACCTGGCAGGGCCAGGTCGATGAGGCGCTGCGCCAGGCCATCGTCAATCTGGGATCGATCCCGGCCCCGGCCGGCGAAATGGAAGTCGTCCTGGGCTCCGGCTGGCCCGGCATCATGCTGCATGAGGCGGTCGGCCACGGGCTGGAAGGCGACTTCAACCGCAAGCAGACCTCCGCCTTCTCCGGCAAGATCGGCCAGCAGGTCGCCTCGAAGGGCGTCACCGTGGTCGATGACGGCACGCTGCAGGACCGGCGCGGCTCGCTGACCGTCGATGACGAGGGCACGCCCTCGCAGCGCACCGTGCTGATCGAGGATGGCATCCTGGTCGGCTATATGCAGGACCGGCAGAATGCGCGCCTCATGGGCATGAAGCCGACCGGCAACGGTCGCCGCCAGAGCTTCGGCCACCACCCGATGCCGCGCATGACCAACACGCTGATGATGGCCGGCCAGCACGACCCTGAGGAGATCATCGCCTCGGTGAAGGGGCGTGGCCTCTATGCCGTGAATTTCGGCGGCGGCCAGGTCGACATCACCTCGGGCAAGTTCGTGTTCTCCGCCTCCGAGGCCTATCTCATCGAGAATGGCAAGATCGGCCCGGCGGTGAAGGGGGCGACGCTGATCGGCAACGGCCCGAAGGCGATGACCCAGGTCTCGATGATCGGCAACGATCTGAAGCTGGATGACGGCATCGGCACCTGCGGCAAGGACGGCCAGGGCGTGCCGGTGGGCGTCGGCCAGCCGACCGTGAAGATGGGCGGCATCACCGTCGGTGGCACCCAGGCGGGCTGA